The nucleotide sequence ATGTATGCCCTTATATACATACCACGAATAAAGATAAGTTTAACATATCATCTATTGAAGCTCCACAATATTTAACTGCACCAGATATTAGAATTACACTTGACGTGGAAGAGGATTATGCACTTTTATGTGCAGTATTTGATTATTTATATTATGAAAATGAGTATTTTGAAGCCTTAGATATTGTGAAACTTTTTGGACAAAAACCTTGGCTGAAGCTGATAAATAAAAAAGTTGTGCAAAAGAAGATTTTTACAAATTTGAGCGATGAAGTATCTGAAGCTGTAAAGGTTTTAAAATTGCAAGATTTATATAACAGTGCAAATTTTTTGGAAAATATTGTAGCAAAAGAATGATAAATATAAAAAAACTGAATTAGTTTTATAACTATTTGTAATACTTTAAATAAATAATTGCAAAGATTTTTGAAGGCGTTATAATGTGTATATGGAGGTGTATTATGAGGACAAATATTGTGATAGATGATAAGTTATTGGAAGAAGCTATGAAACTCACTAATATTAAAACTAAAAAAGAGTTAGTGAATACTGCTTTAAAAGAATTTGTAGAAAATCTAAAAAGAAAAAATATTAAAGAGCTAAAAGGTAAAATAAAGTTTAATGAAGATTATGATTATAAATCAATGAGAATAGGGATGTAAAATTGATTTTAGTAGATACTTCGGTTTTAATTGATTATTTAAAAGGTAATTGTAACGATAAAACTGATAAACTTGATTTTATAATTGATAGAGGGATAGAATTTGGTATAAACAATTTGATTTATCAGGAAATATTGCAAGGTGCTGCAACATCAAAAGAATTTAATATTTTAAATGATTATTTGTCATCTTTGAAATTTTATTATTTAAAATTAGGTCTAAAATCATACGAAAATGCAGCAAAATATTATTTTGAATGTAGAAAAAAGGGGATAACAGTTAGAAGTACTATTGATATGTTAATTGTCGAAACTGCTTTGGAAAACGATTTATACCTTTTACATAATGATAGAGATTTTGATAATGTAACAAAAGTTATAACAGGTTTGAAAATATATCAATGATTTGGAGAATAGCTTGTTAAATGTTTATATTCTGACTGAAGCAGGTAAAAATATAGGATTTGGTCATCTTATGAGGATGATTGCAATTTATCAGGCATTTGAAATTAAAAATATAAAGCCAAAATTTATTATTAATGGTGATGAATCTGTTGAAGAGTATCTGAAAGAAACTGAATACGAAATTTTTAATTGGATTGATAATCAAAAAAGACTTTTTGATATGATTAAAGATGCAGATATTGCTATAATTGATAGTTATTTGGCAGATTTAACTCTTTATGAGAAAATCAGTAAATTAGTAAACTTACCAGTTTATTATGATGATAATAATAGAATAGAATATCCAAGCGGAGTTGTAGTAAATGGTAATATTCATGCAAAAGATTTAGATTATCCTAAAAGAGATGATATTAATTATTTGCTAGGTTTAGAATATTTACCACTTAGAAAAGAGTTTTGGGAAGTGCCGGAAAAAAAGATAAAAGAGAATGTAGAAAGTATAATGATTACATTTGGCGGTGATGATTTTCGTAATATGACGCCAAAAGTTTTAAAATTATTGGCTGAAAACTATCCGAATATTAAAAAGAATGTTATAATTGGTAAAGGTTTTAAGAATATAAAAGAGATAGAAAAAGCTTCAGATGAAAATACAGCTTTAATATATTTTCCTGATGCTCAAAAGATGAAAGAAGTAATGCTTGAAAGTGATATTGCTATTTCAGCCGGCGGGCAAACATTGTATGAGCTTGCAAAAGTTGGAGTTCCTACAATCGCAGTAATAGTTGCAGACAATCAATATCTTGCTGCGAAAAAAATGTTTAATATGGAAATGATACTAAGTGTCTTTATGTACCCTGAATTGAGAAATACATTTGGTAAGCTTGTTGAAGATATCAATTTACCCATAGATAAAAGAAAATTTTCAAAAAATAAAATGGGAATTTTAAAAAAAATCTATCCTCCAAGGGTAGTAAATGAATTATTAAAACTTTTTCATATATTAAGTTAGGAGTTTCAATGAGTTTTAATGTAATTTATATAGGAAATCTATATTATGTGCCTGAATATATTTTAATGAACGATAATCTAAACCTCAAAGGGATAGTAGTTGAAAGGGGAAAATTTGATGATAATCTGTTTACTTTTTCATTGGTTAGAAATATAGATGTTGTAGAAGTAGAAAATATAAATAAAGTAGAGGAGTTTTTAAAGGAGAAAGACATTGATTTTTGTATTATGTGCTCTTTTGGAAAAATGCTTACGGAATCTTTTTTAGATCTATACGAAGTATACAATATTCATTACAGCTATTTACCATATTATAAAGGAAGACATCCCACTTTTTGGGCAACAATTAATGAAGAATTAAAAGTAGGAATTTCAATTCATAAAG is from Deferrivibrio essentukiensis and encodes:
- a CDS encoding type II toxin-antitoxin system VapB family antitoxin, whose product is MRTNIVIDDKLLEEAMKLTNIKTKKELVNTALKEFVENLKRKNIKELKGKIKFNEDYDYKSMRIGM
- the vapC gene encoding type II toxin-antitoxin system VapC family toxin yields the protein MILVDTSVLIDYLKGNCNDKTDKLDFIIDRGIEFGINNLIYQEILQGAATSKEFNILNDYLSSLKFYYLKLGLKSYENAAKYYFECRKKGITVRSTIDMLIVETALENDLYLLHNDRDFDNVTKVITGLKIYQ
- the pseG gene encoding UDP-2,4-diacetamido-2,4,6-trideoxy-beta-L-altropyranose hydrolase, which codes for MLNVYILTEAGKNIGFGHLMRMIAIYQAFEIKNIKPKFIINGDESVEEYLKETEYEIFNWIDNQKRLFDMIKDADIAIIDSYLADLTLYEKISKLVNLPVYYDDNNRIEYPSGVVVNGNIHAKDLDYPKRDDINYLLGLEYLPLRKEFWEVPEKKIKENVESIMITFGGDDFRNMTPKVLKLLAENYPNIKKNVIIGKGFKNIKEIEKASDENTALIYFPDAQKMKEVMLESDIAISAGGQTLYELAKVGVPTIAVIVADNQYLAAKKMFNMEMILSVFMYPELRNTFGKLVEDINLPIDKRKFSKNKMGILKKIYPPRVVNELLKLFHILS